The nucleotide sequence CTGCGCAAGCACCATAAATCGCATTACTTAATTTGAAAACTTCAATAAATAAATCTGCAGACTGCTTCTTCAAATTTACTTTGTATTTATAGGATTCGTCAGGTTTCAATTCTTTCAATTCCACATCAAAATCCTTTAGTGAGAATGAAAGTCCCATTCCGAATAATTTAATTACAGCTTCCTTTGCTGTCCAGCAGGAATAAAATCCATCACGCAATTTATCAGCTGGAAAAGAAAACAGGTTATCAAATTCCGAATTAGAAAAAAATCTTTTTGCGATCCTGAGATGGTCTTTCGATAGATTCATTAACTCTATATCAATCCCGATTTGGCTATTGATAATAAAACCGATACTTAAAAAGTTTTTAGAATGAGAAAGATTAAAGTGAAGATGCGTGCTGTTCCCATCAATTGCTAACGATGGCTTACCGAAATTATTAAAGACAAATTTAATTTCCTTTGCTGGAATCGATGTATAAATACTGACAAAATTTCTTAACAAACCTCTGTTGATAATGAACCAGTATTTATCTCTGTTAAAATAAAATTTACCGGCTCGGATTAATTCTTCACGGGATAAAATACTTTTGAACTTATCAATCAGATTAAGATATTTATTCAGATCGAAATTCCAGATGTGAGCTTCATTTTCACCAAGCCGGATTTCCTTGTTATTGAGTTTATAAATTCTTTTCTTCATTTGTGCTAATCTAATAAATATTCGAAGAACAGATTCAGTTTTATTGTTTTGAAGCTGAATTAATAAGTAATTCTTGTTAATGTTATTTATTTTTGCTTCGAGAATAATCATCAATTATTAATTAAGTATAATTAAATGAGAAAAATATTTCTGGTTTTCATTTCGGTCTGTGCATTCTTTTTATTTTATCGCTGTGGTGACAATACGCCGTCAGAGAATAAATTAAAGTATGAAGTAGTGAAGTATGAAAAACAATCTGCGGGATGTGATAGTCTGCGGGAGGATAATTGTGCAAAAATAAAAATTGAATTTCCGGAGATAACTGAATATGAGAATGAAACAATAAAAAATAAAGTCAACAAATCAATTGAAAACCTGTTCTCTTCAAGCGGTGAAGATGGAGCAGCTTCAATTGATTTTAATTCTCAGATGGAGATATTTATAAACGATTATGAATCATTTATGAAGGAATTTCCGGATGCCTTTCAATCGTGGTTTATTGAAAGATCAGGTGAAGTTAAATTTAACAAAGAAAATATTTTCTCTATTGATTATATG is from Ignavibacteriota bacterium and encodes:
- a CDS encoding DUF3298 and DUF4163 domain-containing protein — encoded protein: MRKIFLVFISVCAFFLFYRCGDNTPSENKLKYEVVKYEKQSAGCDSLREDNCAKIKIEFPEITEYENETIKNKVNKSIENLFSSSGEDGAASIDFNSQMEIFINDYESFMKEFPDAFQSWFIERSGEVKFNKENIFSIDYMEYSYTGGAHPNTYVTFKNFLLTNGEEISLDEIISEDKQQELTKIAEAEFRKMKELSPDADLGQAGFWFENNKFYLNDNFLIGDSSLVFYYNNYEITAYAFGPTELTIPYSELKSIIDNKSVLYKLVK
- a CDS encoding 4'-phosphopantetheinyl transferase superfamily protein, encoding MKKRIYKLNNKEIRLGENEAHIWNFDLNKYLNLIDKFKSILSREELIRAGKFYFNRDKYWFIINRGLLRNFVSIYTSIPAKEIKFVFNNFGKPSLAIDGNSTHLHFNLSHSKNFLSIGFIINSQIGIDIELMNLSKDHLRIAKRFFSNSEFDNLFSFPADKLRDGFYSCWTAKEAVIKLFGMGLSFSLKDFDVELKELKPDESYKYKVNLKKQSADLFIEVFKLSNAIYGACAVDNEKAEFIHCYFEDENAITDLFA